The Cytophagia bacterium CHB2 genome contains a region encoding:
- a CDS encoding type II toxin-antitoxin system HicB family antitoxin: MSIPMKLYNFTAVIEPDEKGSHAFVPALPGCHTFGDTLDEARANIAEAMELHIESMSEGGELISVEREPLFITRRSVPVAA, encoded by the coding sequence ATGAGCATACCCATGAAGCTTTACAATTTCACAGCCGTTATCGAGCCCGATGAAAAAGGTTCTCACGCTTTTGTACCCGCGTTACCTGGCTGTCACACCTTTGGGGATACTTTGGATGAAGCTCGTGCTAACATTGCCGAGGCTATGGAGCTTCATATCGAGAGTATGTCTGAGGGAGGGGAACTTATTTCTGTTGAGCGCGAACCTTTATTTATTACCCGTCGCTCGGTTCCGGTGGCAGCATGA